In Helicoverpa armigera isolate CAAS_96S chromosome 17, ASM3070526v1, whole genome shotgun sequence, the sequence acgcgctttgtatgtagattgacttctgtacctatgtattttgtggcagTGTGAAGAAGTTTTTAGACAAACAATAGAATTcattagtgtttttatttattggcagATATAAAAAGTTTGAATTACAAAGTTCTATTGGTTGTCTTAAAACTTCTATGTTCCTCTTTAGTGGCGGAGCCTCGTTCTATTCTGGATACATTTCAATATAGATGTTTCTAGATAGTCAgtcaaattgttttataatgcGTGATAtgagaataaatataaaatatgttcctGGTAATATCTCAAGAACGCCGGGCAAAGCAAACAATTGTAGCTGAACAAACAATCAGCggaattgtttaaaaattgcCATATTTTATAGTGAAGTGGTAGAAAATATAACATCACCTCGAAATCTTTGAAGAAATTGCGaactttttcaaatcatttGACTCCAAAAATTGTACATTATTTTGGCAATACGAACAAAACCATGTtccttaacaaacaaaaaaaaacagtgattTTGGCACATCAAAATTATTTCGAAAGATAAGTTGTTTCaaattattgagtttgaacTAACAGGTGTGGGCACtattaaaaaacaaagattttttgAGCTGGCAATAACCGCATGGCGATTTAAAAATCGAACtgttatatgtatgttttgtaTAATATGTTATAATGATATGTGAACTAATTTATGTGTGAATGTCCCAAAAAATGTATAATGAAATATGTGAACTGTTTAAACCTTTTTGGGCAATTTGCATGCATgcctaatattgtaaatattttgaaagctcttcataaaataacttttctaaAATATGCTGAATAATCGGTGTTCAGTAAAAGTtctgaatttaatattcattgggcattttttttaatttacttattacaaagaaattagGTCTAGATTAAGTTAAGGCCTACAACACCATTTTAGTGGTTTGATTGAGATTATATGAGAGAGCTTTCAAATATTTCCCATTCTATATTATACTTGCTCAATATGTCACTACCTGCCATACCATGCTTGTGTATAATTACATTATAATCATTATTTCCACTCAAGCATGTACTAagtataatacattttattataagcaTGGTACTTGTAGTGGCATGTTTGCaaataacttataatattatgtgttttaACTCTATTGATAAGAACTTTTCATGGTGGAGAAATAATTTTCcgtgtatttaaatatgttttttatgtcCTTATGAGGTATCTATTGGTATTTAACTATGTCTCAATCAGGTCCCTATTGGTATAACATCGaatgaataatgaattaattcCTTTTGAATATAACTCTGGGTAGTTTATTCCAAAATTAATATAAGTGGTGTTAGTCTAGAATTCTAGATCTTAACATTATTGTCTCTTATTTTCTTGATAGTCTTTGAACTGGCATTATTTCTTTCTCccattgaataaaaacatttcatgttaacattattaactttatGGAGTGTGTAACTACTCATTTGAAGTATTTACAATTTAACTGTCTCTATTGAATTTAAAAGAGTGACAGATATTGATAGAACTATTTGCTACATAACATAATTTCAATCCATGTGTTCACTAACCCATTTGCTTGGCAACCTAACCCTTACAATAGTTGTAACACCcatctaatataaaaattacattctaGGTACACGGGACAGCTCCAACCATCGCTGGCAAAGACATGGCCAACCCCACCGCATTACTTCTGTCCGGAGTCATGATGCTACGATACATGAAACTACCTGAACATGCTGAAAAGATTGAGAAAGCCACCTTCAGGGTACTTCGGGAAGGGAAAGTCCTCACTCCAGACCTTGGAGGAAAGGGCACCTGTTCAGGGTACACCGCTGAGATCATCAAGTATTTAGACATGCCCGCTGACCAAGCTTCCGCAGACTCTAAAGAAGGTTCCTCAGGCCCCTGTTAAGAGGACAGGAAACAGTGAGCGTCTGTacaatcattattttgttagagagtaaatacaaattgtatttgtattgttcAATTACATTCTGTTACTGACAGGTGATATCGCCATTTCTCTAATTTTTTCTTGCAGTTTTTGAGATAATTTTTCACATTCCACACCTATTTGtggaaagtattttcttttacttttttttagtatttttttttcaaccagTTGTATGTAGTCTTCTATCGAAATTATGAGTTTGCAGTGATTAAGACCTTTTTGTTAAAAGAGGCGTTAGTTCAATTATTAGATCAAATTGTTGACCTACTTAGTAGTAAGCAGAGATGGCTGACTGAGATTCTATGCTTAAACATCTCAGTCTGTGATTTCACAAACGGTGAAACTGCCAAAGAAGTAGTTAAACTTAGTTTATTTCGCTATTTATACACATTCCATTTGTAGAACATAGATCTGCTTGTTGCGTtagtatttcttatttattgaaGATTTGTGGTATTCAAATACAAGGATGATAATTGGTAAGCAATTGTTTGTACCCAAAGATGTGAGAAGTTATATGAATATTGGAGAAGTCAAGAACCATCTTTTCAATGAAATCATTGGTTAGTTTTATATCCACATggatgatttaatatttttttgagccATCACTTATACACCGAGATTGTATTAACTAATTTAAGTTACCATTgcagttttacaaataaatatacaatatttaGTATTTTCAGAAAGTTGTGCATCAATGCTGAAATTCAATAAGTTTTTAGTCTTATTTATATGGCATTAGAACTTAAAATAATGTGaagacaatattaaaatttattttggaGACAATAGCATTAGTGATGTTTTATGGctgtttattttcagtattttagttGAATTTATCGATAGGATATGACATGAGGTCAGGAATTGTAATGGATAAAATTTATCGAGGGTGTGCttttaaaacgatttttttgtgtgttggAGATAGAACTTTGTTTAATATGTTTGGCATTTTAATTATCAACAACAAGAGGTATTATTAAATACCAAAGTATTCAAGTTCAGTATGACAACACAGATTTTACTATTGAGTTTATGACGGAAAAGGCATGTCTACCGACATGAGATTAATGCTAAAGGCAGAAGACAAATAATTCAAGGATTAGAGACTTTTGAATGGATTCGACTGGACTAGAAGTCCCGATTTAAAGGTGGGGAAAAGGAGGATGAATATGtaggttttaataaataaggctataaaatgctaattaaaaACCCAGTAATTAGTTTTCTGCGAATTTAATGAAGACATTCGTTTTCGGTTTTAgttcgaatttatttattttgcttcaaAGTCGGATGTAAtctgacaataaaattgtaacgGTTGTACCTATGAAAATATAGTGACATTATTGTAATTGGAAtgagattttaaaaatgtaatagctATTTCAATGTGTGCTTATAAATTCACATTCACTTTTGAGTTCTTTACACAAGCATTTTATAAGTTACTGATTGTAATACTAAATGCATAATGTGTAAACTAGCTCTTGAACCAAAATACATTCACTGCCTTAACTCTTAGAAATATGTAGGATCTGTGCTTAATCCATAGAGTTTCTACCATTCTAGAAGATTAGCTGTTTGTATTCTACAACCAAGTACACAAAACGCTGTGAAACCacgattgtattattttaagccTATAGTttggtaaattattatgtaaataagtagctGAATAAATGCATTGAAgaaattaatgttctttttctATTACCTTAAATTTGACTGTTGAATTTGCCTTTTATATTCCGGTAATACTAATACTCTTGCCTGCACAGGTCCACGGCACAGCCCCGGACATCGCTGGCAAGGACATGGCCAACCCCACCGCTCTCCTACTGTCCGCCATCATGATGTTGCGTCACCTCAAGCTGCACGACCACGCAGACCGCATCCAAAGCGCCTGCTACGCTGTACTCAAAGAGGGCAAAGCCCTAACCGGAGATCTGGGTGGCACCGGCAAGTGCAGTGACTTCACCAACGCCATCATCTCTAAACTTAACTAAACTCTTCAAAGCTCAACCTCCTTGCCCTCGAATAGGATTTAAAAAAAGTGCCACAAGAATTGGCGGGAATAGAGCCAGAAATACaattgaattgtattttttgtagctaAAATGAAAACAGGAGCGCCACCAAAGCTTACTGTATCTTTAGATAAGTAGTCGATTTCAACAAATAGTTTTACATACAGTATTGCTATGCAATCATAGTATTTATTTCGTTATAATTGAGAGCAATGTTACCAAACGTATaggtattgtaaatatattttttattataatggagTATCCGGTCAATTCATCTTGCAAGGGTACCGTAGAGTAGACGCTACACgacattaacatatttattttgacgattTCTGATTTACTTCGTCTAACATCAATCTCATCATAAGGAAAAAACAAAAccacttttaaaaattaaatctttgaaattgttttatttttgttttatttcaagcaatactgttttttttatctaatgCTGTGTTTACCCTAGCAATAACTGAAACCTCAGAAAACTTGGAAACACCTTATCAGGGAAAATATAGGTGAAGATGAGTTCGAACCTGATGAATGACCtaaatttcaataaaacgtttcaGTAAAACGGTCACCACAGCGGGAggtgttataaaacaaataagcaGGTATTTCTGGATGAGATTGTTTCAGCCGAGTTGCACTACCTTAATAAAAGCTTGCCAATAATCTTAGATTCCATTACCGTTTGAGAATCTACTGTCGTGCCTCCTTGCCGTACTATTACACTATAAAATTTTAAGATTCTACTGCTGTGTGCACCGTAAAAAAGGACCATATTGTATTTAGGAAAACAAAATCTTAGGTAATTTCTGCCCACTTCAAGAGAGAAAATGCATGAATATTcttttattgtgaaatatcTGCGTGAAACGAACCTTTTACGTCAATCCGAACTCCGAACTGACACTTTGATTGTCAATCAAACTGTCAAGTCCTCAGTGGCGCATGCTGTTTATACTTTTATAACCTATTTCAAATTAACaattttgattgtttatatgtgatttaagttttatgtattaaaaatggTGAAGAAGGTAAGACTCCATTATGTTTTTGGGTTCCATTAGGTTTGAAAACTATtcgaaatattataaatactttgTGTGTGAATTATTTCATGCACGATGATGAGTTCGAGCTTCTTTCCTATTTTTATTCATGAATTCGACaaataaactataatttaacattttagaACCCAAAATCATCTATTTCTGAAGACGACACAGAGCCTTCAGTCGTCAATGAGAACGGAAAACGGTCTGCAGAAGACCAAAACAAAGATGGGGCGAAGCGAGTGAGAACCAAAAGTTTATACCGTCAGCCAACAGTGAACGAGCTAAACAGACTACAGGAGACAGAAAACTTGTTCAACTCCAATCTCTTCCGATTGCAAATCGATGAAATCATCCAAGAAGTCAAAATAAAGGAGAAAACTGAAAAGAGGTTCCAACAGTTCTTCACagaattaaaaaatcatttGCTGTCTATACCTCAAGATGGTACGGATTACGATTTGTCTGAAGAGACCCTTGCTAAGAAACTGAAAGTAAAATTACCAATAAGTGAGAAGTTGAGTAAAACAAAATGTGTTTTCAAGTTCCACAAGTTCTCCAATGTGGAAATTGTTGGTTCATATGCTTTGGGGTGCTCTATTAATTCCAAGCTGGTTGTCGACTTACAAATAACAGTACCCAGTGAAACATATACTAAGAATGACTCCGTAAACTACAGATACCATAAGAAAAGGGCTGCATACTTAGCTTATATAGCAGCTCATTTATCTAAATTCCAATCCATTGAAGAATTACAATACTCATACATTAACGATTCTGAATCAAAGCCAGTGTTAGATTTCAAACCAACTGGGAAGCTTGGCAACCACTTGAAAGTCcgtattaatttaatatgtgAAAGTGAAGCGTATAAGTTGCACCGATTCAGTCCGGAACGTAACAACTTGAGAGAGGCATGGTTGTTCAACGAAAACTCGGAAAATGCTACCGAAGTTGGTCCACCGACACCGTATTATAACAGCAGTGTATTATCTGACTTGACTGCATCTGCAAATCAAGAATTCTTGAATGAAACTCTGCAAAGGAGTGAGAATTTAAAGCAAGCAGTTACGTTACTAAAGATTTGGTTGCGACAAAGAAATCTGAACGTGTCTGGCCATGTTGTAGCTCTGCTTGTCGCGTCCTATGTACAGACTAAgagaataaacaatattatgagCAGTTATCAAATTGTAAGGAATGTATGGATTGCACTCAgtaagttttttctttactGTTGTCTatgttttttaactttataaatatacttttaagtcaaagtgacaaaataataattttaccatATTCTTATCAAATGCACCTACGTtctgtcaaaataaataaatattctattctatatcCAATCTAATAAGCTTAAATGCAGATCAAAAACTAATAAAGCAGGGCAcaacttacaataaaaaattattgtCTCTCATTCTAactagataaatataaaactatgtcATCTCACAgtaatcaatattaaaattaatttcacttaCAGAAGCATCAGAACTAGACACAAAAGGCATTTCCCTCCACAAGGGTGAAGGGCCACCGTCTCTCGAGGAGTTCCACAAACACTTTCCTGTAGTATTCACAGATCAAACAGGGTACTACAATATTTGTTGGCAAATGTGCCGCGGTACTTACAATGCGTTGAAGAGGGAGTGTGTGCTTGCTGTTGAAATGTTGGACAAtgggaaaattaatagttttatacCACTGTTTATGACTCCGGTTAAGCCTTTGTTGAAGTTTGATCATATTTTGAGGtaagagtttttaaataaatgattacaatGTTACTTAATTGTAATATGAGGAATGAATTAGACAATTTACTTAGCTTAGCGTGATCTCAAATcacaacaatataatatacaaaattactGTATTTAGTTATTATCTTGCAATAgtattcaatgtatttttattttggcttttgtttaattaataagtcTCTTTAGTCTAATAACAGTGAATTTATTCTGCACTTACTTATTTGCTAATTTCACACATTGCAATAAAGAAAGTAACAATCACAATCTTGCCAtaaaaggacaatgccggattttgtatggaccctgtccccacccaccaacagacttgaaactagtatcatcggaagcgcatccttcgatagatcatgattatcaaaacgatatactccaaatgtatggggttttggaaatacacgacactttggtatccttaataatcaattaacttcaagtttgttaaccaattattcggagttgcgtggaccgattttgatgactttttatttaatgcaaataTAATAGAATGTCGGATATTTctaaaaccccatacatttggattaaattgttatgataattatgatctatcaaaggaggcgcttccgatgacactagtttcaagtctgttggtggtggtgaaggTGTCCTTAAgacatcctacattgcctcttcataccgattattttaaccgatgataactcaaaaactgcttaaaaggtcttgatgaaaattaaattagactaactttgagatagattctgtaaaataaaaataaaaacatcaaaatcggtccacccaactccgagtaattggttaacaaacttgaagttaattgattattaaggatactaaattgtcttatagttcctaaaccccatacttttggaatgtgtctccataataagaaatgatctattaaatgaggcgcatccaatgacactactttcaagtctgttggtgggtggggacgtttttaggcattgtcctttattatACAAAAGAATTTCTATTCCAGATTCAAAAACCTCAAGAAGTTAAAAGAGTCTGTCTTATCGAAAACATCCAAGGAGGCTAAACTCAACTATGGAGTAGAACAATTATACCTCATTACTGACGTGCTATACAACCTGCTTGCTAAAGGTCTTGGTGATAGAGTGGATCTGATACAGCAGTTAGTTGAGGCGGACTTCTCGTGGGCTGTTAACAGTAGTTTGGATAAGGCGAGGAGTGGGTGAGTgaaaaaaaactctttaaatattaatttttaaatacactaGTCTTGTATTGGTGGAAATTTTAGTATTGATCAATTCTTTTCTTGTATTTAGATTCTCTTTCATATGATGAACTATGTCAAAAACACATCTGTGTATCTAGTGTTTTTGGAAAGTGGCttatgttttcttcttcttttggGGTACTATTGAACTATATAATTTGTTGGTTATATTCTAGGTTTGAAGAAAAACTATCTTTTGGGTTTGTATTGAACCCAGAGAATTCAATAAATGTGGTGGAAAAAGGACCTCCTGCTAACTTAcctgaagctgaagagtttaggTAAGTTACTTACAGTTTaaacttcccaaaaaaggaggttgACTGAGTGCATATTTTAACTCAAACTAACTCTACTCGTTCCGTTCAgtgtctgcgtaaatgcttgtgctctataatatgtcctgtgcagctagctggtctccttatatgagaaaaGCAGCCGTGGCCgttaatcggctaggaggacgtCATCAtcatgtcctgtgcagctggctgatcgcTTTATGAGAGCAGCCACCGCTGCCGACAATCGGCTacgacgccattattattattagatgaTACTAAGTTATATGTGTGTTATTACAGAGCATTCTGGGGCGACAAGTCAGAGCTCCGTCGGTTCCAGGACGGCTCCATCACGGAGACATGCGTGTGGGAGGGGGAGACCATGACCGAGAGACGGACCGTCACCAAGCAGATCATTGACTATCTGCTCAAACTTAAGTTTGGTAAGTTAAAATAGATATTAGTACAGTTGTGTTGAtttataccgtcttaccacaaaaacttttaaacgtcagtttatgccttgtctaaaaaaattacaaattatgacgttgacatatggttcattttgcagccaaaattttattagacaagtgtaaaacagggtttaaagtttttgtagtaagcaGTGGCGTAGCTTGCCTTGTCGGGGCCccgtataaaaaattgtttggagGCCCTTATATGGCACTTTTTTATAACCTCTTCCCTTTTctgttaactttttcttttctcagCGCCGCTGGGATAATCTATTTTCCTTTCACTCATTTAATGCACATTTATATAAAGCGCGTAAATAAACAGTGCACTGCACTCCGTgcggtggcggcgtagcatcgggtggcacccgcggCGGACTAACTATTGAGCACCCAATAATCAtggattaaaattgtaaataaaagtacctacttaaaaatcgtgtagaaatcattcgtggtggtttttgctaggtttaacgtaaagaaaccggagacgGCTCATTCCAAACTTATAAAGcactatttttgaaatttgggatataaaaaacccacacatgttttataaaaaccggccaagtgcgagtcggactcgcgcacgaagggttccgtaggtaccattatcagctctctaactataccctaaaaatcagtgtgaaatttttaagttttgagaTAAACAGGTGTgaaaaaaaccactgtaaagagaagaagccgcgagcgtagcgagcgcgaaatttttgattttcaggacgcaatgatacctaaagaaattacaaaaaagtcaCTGTCAATTGAGAGGTGTGACAGCCAGCAGCCAGCAGTGACTGGCATCCCTCTCAGTGCCACCTCGACGTCTTGCAcatgcactgttgtagttttgtttaaaatttgaatagcatgcagtgactggtagtgaacctaggctttgcagattagaatgacACCCTCAGTGACCTGTCCCTTCTACccgtgccatcctggtcgtgcagatatgtgtcgaccgagatggcaccccccgagacgtGGTACCAGTTGCGGACCGCCCTCTCCCCCCCCTTATGCTGCTACTAACTCCGTGGTTTAATATCCAATGTAAAGTACAACAACGTACACGTAAATCGCGATATCGATGAAGGATTCCCCGCTGAGTTGAAGATGAAGTAAGTAAAACGGGGAAGTCCCGCAGCCCGCCATAACGATGTAGAGTGTTGTTAACTTTTGAACGCACGCTTAAGGCGGgaaaaaaaagaattgcttttcgaattttgacatttgtaaaataaaataaattaggaagtttttattttttgtccttacacACTTTTGGGGCCCCCGTGGCCCGGGGGCCCCGTATAATTGATACGGCAGATACGGCGGTAGCTACGCCCCTGGTAGTAAGGCCCATAAGGTTTAGCCGTCGGTTTTACTCATTCTCATTCCCATTCTCATTCACCCATTTTAACTACTTCCTGTATCTATCTGgataaataagaatttgaaaattttaaaaatatttaactacctGATTTTATCAAGCAAGACGGACGGACGAAgaaccaaaattattttttctattgcaaataaatatttccacagacccacacacatacacaaagaCACACATTTTGACGTAATGATACACCACAGACATAGGAAGGCATAGAACAATACACCTTCACCAGTGTCGATGTTTTTGTGTCCGCGCATAATATACGCTTTGAAATAGCCTCCATGTCCAATTGTCTTTTCTAGCTATCTTAGCTATTTCAGCtctcacacaatccatccatcgtttccaGCCATCCCCCCCACGGCTCTCTACCACGTCTCGGCCCAGTTGTCAAGCGTACTGGCCCGCAAGCAATGGGCGAGTTCACACGTGCTGTACTCGGACGACAGCTCGCTGTCAGTGCTGCAGGCGTTTGACGCTCTGCGCAGAGACCTGAGGCAGCTCACCCAGCTGCCGCTTGATATTAGTGCTGTTTATGGTGAGTAGAATACTGTTACACACCTACCACGTCTCGGCCCAGTTGCCAAGCGTACTCGCCCGCAAGCAGTGGGCAGCTTCTGACAGATTTCCTTTTAATATAGACTTTCAGCAGCGAGGCTTTTGAGTGTCTAAtcgtaaaagtaaaacaaatattttgtgccATAAAAGCGCAATAGAGATGAATTGTTCACCTCACCTTAGTCAGTACGTGACTGCACTATCCAGTGCGATCAGTACGATATCTCATGGATCTCAGATACCAGGGCCGGATTTGGGAAAAATAATAGGTGCAAACGCATCCGTTGGATCTGGGACGCTAAGCCTCGTTTGCTCTTCCGACCTACGTGACTAAAACCAACCAGAATAAagctaaaaattaataataattattattacacagGAGTATCATCAGTATTCAGCTACTGCAACCCCCTCCCCGCGTTACCGCACCCCGCCCCGAGCCGGCCCTGGCAGCGCGGCAACACGTGTCTCGTGAAGGATAGCGACGTCGCCTCCATGCCCGAGTACATCCCTGTGTGTTCAGCTGTTATTGAGCTGGGTaagtatcatcatcctccatcatcctccgagccttttcacattcatgttggggtcggcttccagtctaaccggattcagctgagtaccactgctttacaagaagcgactgcccatctgacctcctcaacccagttacccgggcaacccgataccccttggttagactggcgttagacttactggcttctgactacccgtaacgactgccaaggatgctctttgacagccgggacctacagtttacacagccaatggtgtctaagatatacttagaaagtacatacaaacttagaaaagttgcattggtacttgtctgacctgggatcgaacccgcgccctcatactacGCCACCACCACTTTTTAATAATGGGTAAgttaatatgtaataataataccaTGTGACTCAACTCGCCAAATAGTCGCCAATTAGTCTGGCTGATTTGGCTATTCTTACATGGTGTAACCAACCCTGAGATATGATATCTATCCATACCTACACAGCGTGATTTATGTTTAAATGCTCATATTAGGAAACAACCAAGTATACTCTCTCGCGACAAAACCTCGGATCAGATTGTATGAAATATGATATTGAGTATGAAACATATAATAGGGTACAGACATATTTCAGACTAGAGACTGTTTTGTTATGGATCTTTTTTTATCCAATTAGGTACATAGTTCGGATGACATTCGAATGCTGAATACCGCGCTGCAAGTGATAATATGTGTATTTTACATACTTtatcctcaaaaataaaataacaataatttccCACCAGGTCACAGCGGCAAATGGCCAGGCGAAATCCACGCCTTCCGTTGCCTCAAAGCGGCTTTCCACCTTCAGATCGCCGAGAGATTAGCCACCCAATACTCTCTTCCTACCCAGGCTTATCCAACCCATATCGACGTCCTCAAAGACGGCCTGGTCTTCCGACTGGAGATCGGCCATCCGAAAGAGATAACTCTTCTTAAAAGGGAGTTGGAGAATGGAGTGGTAAAGTTTAGAGAGAGTGAAGAGAGTGTTAAGTTGCAGTGTGATATTGTTCTTATGCCGCGGTTAAGGGGAGCGTTACATGGGTAAGTAAATGAAAttggttttgtttatattttggatATGAAAGTTAGACGTGTTTATTATAGCGAGATTTTGCCAAAACTGATTCTGaagaaaaaaagtatatttgtcATCGCGAGTCATCTATTCGCGGAGAAAGGTTGTTCATGAAGATTTTTGCAATGTCCGCAcgcaatttattattgttttttagaGCTAGTATACCAGAAGAATCAtttatgtgtgtatttttgtttgtatgggTCAAAATACAGGCTATCcacaaaaagttataaattcTTATCCCTTCTTTTTCTCAGTATTATCTCTTCTTAGGGAGGGCATCTAGTGGTTTCTTGCTAGCCGAATTATAAGCAACTTTAATTGCCAAAAAATACCTGCAgataaaaaaaagcaattacAGAAACTTAAGTGACCTAATCATATATTTTCCCCCAGGCTACACCAAAAACACCCATCCTTCGGTCCAACAGCCTGCCTCTTCAAGCGCTGGCTATCCGCCCACCTCCTTCACCCCCACTTCCCCCCCACGGTTGCCGAGCTGATGGTAGCCGCAGTATACCTCCACCCGCAACCCACGCAACCACCAGCGGAGCCCACTGTTGGACTGGTGAGGGTGTTAAATCTGCTGGTCAACTTTGACTGGGCTAGGGATATGATCGTGCTGGATTTTAATGAGGATATGTCACGtgagtttgttatttttcttgtttatatagtttgtaaatatgtgtCTGGTAGGTAATAGTAATTAGGCTCTGGAAGGACTAGTGTTTCAAGTAATATTGTGGTATTTAATGCCAATTTTTGAAGGAAgttcatgtttattttgaacttaaaaCCTTTAGGTATACGAGGGCACAAAAACTGTATGTCGATTGTTTAAAATAGCTATTCAATTAAGCAGCTAGCCCTTTAACTGAACAAGGCcatttaatttatctattttaacCAGTTCTCTGCAACATATACATGGCCATGATTGTCATGTGTAGCAAGCATGCAACACTGTCATAGAATATATAGAGAAAAGCATACACAAGTACCTATGTTTGCTTTTTACTGTATCTTATGTGATTTT encodes:
- the Mat89ba gene encoding nucleolar protein 6: MVKKNPKSSISEDDTEPSVVNENGKRSAEDQNKDGAKRVRTKSLYRQPTVNELNRLQETENLFNSNLFRLQIDEIIQEVKIKEKTEKRFQQFFTELKNHLLSIPQDGTDYDLSEETLAKKLKVKLPISEKLSKTKCVFKFHKFSNVEIVGSYALGCSINSKLVVDLQITVPSETYTKNDSVNYRYHKKRAAYLAYIAAHLSKFQSIEELQYSYINDSESKPVLDFKPTGKLGNHLKVRINLICESEAYKLHRFSPERNNLREAWLFNENSENATEVGPPTPYYNSSVLSDLTASANQEFLNETLQRSENLKQAVTLLKIWLRQRNLNVSGHVVALLVASYVQTKRINNIMSSYQIVRNVWIALKASELDTKGISLHKGEGPPSLEEFHKHFPVVFTDQTGYYNICWQMCRGTYNALKRECVLAVEMLDNGKINSFIPLFMTPVKPLLKFDHILRFKNLKKLKESVLSKTSKEAKLNYGVEQLYLITDVLYNLLAKGLGDRVDLIQQLVEADFSWAVNSSLDKARSGFEEKLSFGFVLNPENSINVVEKGPPANLPEAEEFRAFWGDKSELRRFQDGSITETCVWEGETMTERRTVTKQIIDYLLKLKFAIPPTALYHVSAQLSSVLARKQWASSHVLYSDDSSLSVLQAFDALRRDLRQLTQLPLDISAVYGVSSVFSYCNPLPALPHPAPSRPWQRGNTCLVKDSDVASMPEYIPVCSAVIELGHSGKWPGEIHAFRCLKAAFHLQIAERLATQYSLPTQAYPTHIDVLKDGLVFRLEIGHPKEITLLKRELENGVVKFRESEESVKLQCDIVLMPRLRGALHGLHQKHPSFGPTACLFKRWLSAHLLHPHFPPTVAELMVAAVYLHPQPTQPPAEPTVGLVRVLNLLVNFDWARDMIVLDFNEDMSREEITQIEQKFASDPDSAPCVRIVTAYDGTLPSVWSKDAPSKQVLARARLLANSALQYMEKAMLQEYKDNILGMFIPSLSGYNVLIHLHPSLVAYSGERVDSSPTLRRLGDAAGHVIPVTEFQPVAMYLQELTSAYGDFALFFHDTYGGEVIAVLWKPDINDDREFQLTNANAIKPVTVNGETKYRVNIEALIEDFRILGEGLVKDITVN